The genomic segment tagagtaataaatgtgtacaaacatatatacagtcattgATTGGGGGGCGTTGtctcggtgataataataataatggtatttgctaagcgcttactgtgtgcaaagcgctgttctaagcgctgaaaaatgtAGTACAGAAGGCCTTAGggagatttgaactcacgacctctggcttACAAGAGCAGTGGTCTAAACCTTGCGTGATGGGCGTGGCCTCCGCAAGGGGGCGGGGTCTCGGGAAGACGACGGGGCTCCACGTGGTGGGCGTGGTCACGTGGTGGGCGTGGCCTCCGGGAGGGGGCGTGGTCTCGGGAGGAGGCGGGGCCGCCACAAGGGGGCGTGGTCTCGGTGATAATgacaatggtgtttgttcagcgcttactatgtgcaaagcactgttctaagcgctgaaaaatgtAGTGCAGAAGGCCCTAgtgagatttgaactcacgacctctggcttACAAGCCCAGTGCTCTAAACCTTGCGTGAtgtgccgccatcgacccccgggcctggaatgccctccctctgcccttctgccaagctagctctcttcctcccttcaaggccctactgagagctcacctcctccaggaggccttcccagactgagccccttccttcctctccccctcgtccccctctccatcccccccatcttacctccttcccttccccacagcacctgtatatatgtatatatgtttctacatatttattactctatttatttattttacttgtacatatctattctatttattttattttgttagtatgtttggttttgttcactgtctcccccttttagactgtgagcccactgttgggtagggaccgtctctatatgttgccagtttgtacttcccaagcgcttagtacagtgctctgcacacagtaagcgctcaataaatacgattgatgatgatgatgatgtgcgtgGTCTCGGGAAGAGGACGGGGGCTCCATGAGGGGGCGTGGTCACGGAGAGGGGCGTGGCCTCCACACGGGGGCGTGGACTCAGTGATGTGCATGGCCTCCGCAAGGGGGCGTGGTCTCCACAAGGGGGCGTTTTGTCTCGGCGATGTGCGTGGCCACCACAAGGGGGCGTGGTctcgggaaggggcggggcctccgcaAGCGGGCGTGGTCCCCACAAGGGGTTTGTTGtctcggtgataataataatggtatttgttcagcgcttactatgtgcaaagcactgttctaggcgctgaaaaATGTAGTACCGAAGGCCATAgtgagatttgaactcacgacctctggccTACAAGACCAGTGCTCCAAACCTTGCATGGTGTGCGTGGCCTCCaccggggggcgtggcctcctcAAGGGGGCGTGGTCACGGGAAAGACGTGGTCTCCGCAAGGGGGCGTTTTGTCTcgggggaggggcgtggcctcgggaAGCGGGCGGGGGCCACCACGAGGGGCGTGGTcacgggaaggggcggggccttgggcagtgggcggggcctcgggaaGTGGGTGGGGCCCGCCCAAGGGGGCGTGGTCTCGGTGATGTGCGTGGCCTCCgctagggggcgtggcctgtggaagggattattataatgataattttggtatttgttaagcgcttactctgtgctaagcgctgttctaagcgctgggggagatgcaaggctataataataataataataataatataatggtatttgttaagcgcttactctgtgccaagcactgtttattttgttagtatgtttggttttgttgtctgtctcccccttctagactgtgagcccactgtcgggtagggaccatctctagatgttgccaacttggacttcccaagcgcttagtccagtgctctgcacacagtaagcgctcagtaaatacgattgaatgaatcattattattattattctgaataccCCTATTAGTAATCCCGAACACTTTTGCCAGGGAGTGCGGgccagttcattttttttttgtttttatggtattcagcTTGCCTTTGTGTTGCCCATTCATGTGTTCCGGTGATGACTTGGGTGTCAAAAGAGGCATAAATGATGTGCTCTAGCAgcatgttggatttgaggagccccttcctctcttcttctgctgctttgagggacactgtgagccctttatcgCCGCAGGAGAGTTCGCTTACCCCGACGAAACTTAGGAGCCATGCCACTGAGAGCCATTCTCTCCCTAGGGTtccccataatggaaaggtctaagccgaagcgtTCCAGTCGATTCGCCTGCCTTGAtacaaggctataataataataataataatggtatttgttaagcacctaccctgtgccaagcactgttctaagcactggggggagatacaaggctataataataataataatggtatttgttaagtgcttactctgtgccaggcactgttctaagcgctggggggagatacaaggctataataataataataataatggtatttgttaagcgcttactctgtgccaagcactgatgatggtggtatttgttaaacgcttactctgtgccaagcactgttctaagcgctgggggagattcaaggcaataataatattggtatttgttaagggctcactatgtgccaagcactgttctaagtactggggtagatacaaggctataataatagtaataatattggtatttgtcaagcactgttctaagcgttgcggggggatccgaggtgatcaggttgtcccacgggggactctcagtcttcatccccatctgccaGATGAggccactttttttatggcatttattaagcgcttaccatgcgcaaagcactgttctaagcgctggggaggttagaaggcgatcgggttgtcccacggggggttcatgcaggatgtgggcggtgacacaggcgagatggaggcccactgagaaggtgagcaccaatcaatcaatcaatcaatcaatcgtatttattgagtgcttactatgtgcagagcactgtactaagcgcttgggaagtacaaattggaggaggattaggacagagtaggagccgttggatttggcaagcaggaggtcattggtgacccttgagagggcagtttccgtggaatgaaggggacggaagccagactggagggggtcgaggagagagttgtcgttgaggaattctgggcagcgcgtgtagacaactcgttcagtgACCACTAATTGCCAAAGAATTGACCCGTTTATCATGACCCCTTTTCCATccgctcccttccccacagatcaTCGACTACGGGAAGCTTGGAGACACCAACGAGAAGGCCATGCGCATGGCCGACTTCTGGCTGACGGTGAGGACCGCCCCTTTTTCTCTCAGCCATTCGGTCATattttgtggagcgcttactgtgtgcggagcaccgtaccgagcgcttgggaagtccaagtcggcagcgtctagagacgggccctacccaacagcgggctcacaggctagaagggggagacagacaacaaaagaaaacatattaataaaataaatagaataaatgcatccaaataaaatagagtaataaatacatacaaacatatatgcatatatgcaggtgctgtggggaggggaaggaggtaaggcgaggggatgggggcctcttcctccccacacctgctctgccccattcccccagccctcgAACGGAGCaaacctttctcctctccccacctccaagagCACGGGacgtagtcaatcgtatttatttattgagcgcttcattcattcattcagccgtatttactgagcgcttaccgtgtgcagagcaccggactcagcccttgggaagtccaagttggcaacatatagagatggtccctacccaactcagcccttgggaagtacaaattggcaacgtatagagacggtccctacccgacaacgggctcacagtctagaagggagagacagacaacaggacaaaacatggggacaggttatcagaataaatagaaataaagccagttgcacatcattaacacaataaatagaatagtgaatataaatagagtaatcagtctgtacaaacatatatacaggtgctgtggggaggggaaggaggtagggcggggggagatggggaggaggagaggataaagggggtttattgagcagccactcaatttaatgtgtgcagggccctgtactaagcgcttaggagagtacagtagaacaacagaacagacgcattccctgcccttgatgatcctgcagtctagaagaggtctgGATTTTAAACCCGGGTCTGCCGCTTGCCTCCCGggggaccttgaacaagtcacttaaattctgcgccgcggtttcctcctctgtataaaTTTTAATAAGAtaactgttctcccactcccttaaactgtgagtcctatgagggacctaataataatagttgtgggatTCATtcagcgcttcttatgtgccagggactttactaagtgctgaagtagatacaagatcatcggattggatacagtccctgtcccccatggggctcccagtcctaatctccattttacagatgaggtaactgaggcacagagaagttaagtgacgtgcccaagattacacagcagacaggtggtagagtcgggatcagaacccaggtccgtgctctatccattaggccgcactgcttggaCTTTGACCTATCttgtatagcgtggctcagtggaaagagcacgggctcgggagtcaggtcataggctcaaattccggctccgccaattgtcagctgtgtgaccttgggcaagtcacttcacttctctgggcctcagttccctcatctggaaaatgggggtgaagactgtgagccccccgtgggacaacctaatcaccttgtgtcctccccagcgcttagaacagtgctttacacatagtaagtgctcagcaaatgccatcattattattattattacttggcacttagtatgcctttaataccacagctattattattaccccagtataATTTatatcagtcagtcttatttgttcattcattcagtcgcgtttattgagcgcttactgtgtgcagagcactgtactaagcgcttgggaagtacaagtcggcaacatctagagacggtccctacccaacaacgggctcacagtctagaagggggagacagacaacaaaacaaaacacggagacgggtgtcacaatcgtcagaatttgttcattcattcagtggtatttattgagcgcttactgtgtgcagagcactgtactaagcgcttgggaagtacaagtcggcagcatatagagacggtccctacccaacaacgggctcacagtctagaagggggagacagacaacaaaacaaaacacggagacgggtgtcacaatcgtcagaatttgttcattcattcagtggtatttattgagcgcttactgtgtgcagagcactgtactaagcgcttgggaagtacaagtcggcagcatatagagacggtccctacccaacaacgggctcacagtctagaagggggagacagacaacaaaacaaaacacggagacgggtgtcacaatcgtcagaatttgttcattcattcagtggtatttattgagcgcttactgtgtgcagagcactgtactaagcgcttgggaagtacaagtcggcagcatatagagacggtccctacccaacaacgggctcacagtctagaagggggagacagacaacaaaacaaaacacggagacgggtGTCACAATCGTccgaatttgttcattcattcagtggtacttattgagcgcttactgtgtgcagagcactgtactaagcgcttgggaagtacaggttggcaacatatagagacggtccctacccatcaaggggctcacagtctagaagggggagacagacaacaaaacaaaacacggagacgggtgtcaaaatcgtcagaatttgttcattcattcagtggtatttattgagcgcttactgtgtgcagagcactgtactaagcgcttgggaagtacaggttggcaacatatagagacggtccctacccaacagcgggctcacagtctgagcactgtcctaagtgcttggaaagagtacagtataacagagtaggtagacacgtttcccaccCACGTTGAATTTACAATGTAGAGGGATCCATTCACCATCAccccctgtgctgctgctgctttgtaCATAGCTTCACCTAagcttcatctcccttctcactCCCGCTCCCCAGGAGAAGGACCTGATCCCGAAGCTGTTCCAGACCCTAGCACCCCGCTTCCGGGACCGGCAGGGAAGCTACACGCTCCTCCAGCGCATCCCGAACCGCAGCAACCTGGACCGCGCCAAGATGGCCGTGATCGAGTACCGCGGAAACCCTCTGCCCCCGCTGCCGCTGCCCCGCAAGGATGGGAACGGCACCCTCCTGAACCAGCTGCTCTGGGGATACCGCCGGGATCTGGCCGGTGCGGGATCCAGCCCCgtgggacccccgggaccctagATACCGGGCCCCGATCCCGACTCCTACTCCAGCACCACGGGCAGATTGGGGGTCCTGGACCACCACCGCCTAGCGATtgtgcccggcccggccccgggacTTCTAGTCGTCTGCCCCGATAGCCGCACGAGATGCTTTAAAGCACAGAGCCCGCCCGTATGGCCTGCTTCTGTAGCGTGGTGGGAAGCAACAGGGACGGGATGTGAAAGACCCGTGACCCCCCTCCCCAATAAAAACTCGTTGATGGTGAAATTGCTCCTCATGACCCCATTTTCTAGgagtctcccaagcctgggctgtttccaccccCGGCTTTCAACCCCAGGAGCTTCTCTGCCTCGGAGCCCTCTGGGCCCAATTCCCTAGCTGGGGAAGAGGATGGTCCGTGCCTCCTTAGATCCCAAAGTTCCCGGCAGTGAGTGGGGCAATCACTTGGCAAAGCATTTGGTTGCCATTGAGGGGTTCCGGCTGACTCAGAGTCAGATGTCAAGCAGAAATGTAGCTGGAAGGCCCCTGGGATACGCCATCCTtccaaggagggagtaggggagaggggaagaagttgGACTAGGGCTTGCCAAGGGGGCCCCTGAAAGAGAAAATCGGAATTAGGGGGAGGGACTTCATCTTgcccttc from the Tachyglossus aculeatus isolate mTacAcu1 chromosome 2, mTacAcu1.pri, whole genome shotgun sequence genome contains:
- the MRPL17 gene encoding 39S ribosomal protein L17, mitochondrial isoform X2: MRLSGSLGISHGRVFRRLGLGPESRINLLRNLLTGLIIDYGKLGDTNEKAMRMADFWLTEKDLIPKLFQTLAPRFRDRQGSYTLLQRIPNRSNLDRAKMAVIEYRGNPLPPLPLPRKDGNGTLLNQLLWGYRRDLAGAGSSPVGPPGP
- the MRPL17 gene encoding 39S ribosomal protein L17, mitochondrial isoform X1, with protein sequence MRLSGSLGISHGRVFRRLGLGPESRINLLRNLLTGLVRHERIETTWARADELRGYAERIIDYGKLGDTNEKAMRMADFWLTEKDLIPKLFQTLAPRFRDRQGSYTLLQRIPNRSNLDRAKMAVIEYRGNPLPPLPLPRKDGNGTLLNQLLWGYRRDLAGAGSSPVGPPGP